The DNA region TTGCCAGCCTCCTCCTGACCACCGAATGTGCCATCACCGACCTGCCTGAGAAGTCAGCCCCGGCCCCGATGCCCGGTGGTGGTGGAATGGGCGGCATGGGTGGTATGGATTACTAAGCCGACCTCAAGTAACAAAAAGTGAACCAAGGGCCGCCGTAAGGCGGTCCTTTTTGGTTTAAATCGCCCATTCCACCACCCAGCCCCGTTTTTTTAACGCTAAAAAAACGGGGCTGTAAATTTTGTGAATCCCAGTGCATACTGGGTTACTATTTTAAACAGAGGAATACTAGTATGGAAGGTACAGGAAAAATGAGATCCGGTAGCGTTCAGGATTCGGTCTACGCAAATCTCCGCAAAAACATCGTTACCCTGAATTTGGCCCCCGGTACCGGGATCAGCGAGAAGGAAATAGCTCTCCTGTATAAGGTCAGCCGTACCCCGGTACGGGAGACCTTTATCCATCTGGCCAATGAGGGGCTGTTGCAGATCGTTCCTCAAAAAGAGACCATGATATCCAGAATTGACTTTTCTCGGGTGGAACAGGAATTTTTTTTGCGGGAAAACCTGGAGATGGCGGTTTTGGAGCCCTTTATCAGCAAATCAAAGGCGGAGCATTTTACCGCCCTGGAACAGTTGATCAGGATGCAGAAAAATGCCTTTACCGATGGCGATACCATTGCCTTTATGGAGTTTGACGATGCATTTCACCATACCTTTTTCAGCGCCGCAGCTCAGGAGCTGAGCTGGAAGGTGCTGGAACAGATGAGCGGCCATTATTACCGGGTACGCCTTTTGGCTATACGGCTCAAGGGTATAGCCGAGGGGGTGGTGGGGCAGCATAAAAAGCTTCTAGGGACATTAAAAAAGAAGGACCTTAGCGGCGCCAGGGATCTTCTTAAGCTGCACCTGCACAAACTGGGGAATGAGGAAAAGCTGCTGGAGAAAGAATTCCCCGATTATTTTATCACCAAAGATAGTGGGGACGCTTTTGATGTTGATTTTGGCGGGTTTTCCATGCCGGGAAAAAGGTCCCGGGAATGAATTGGGCTCAGGACGGAAATTTTTTTTTCTTGACGGCTACCATACAAGTATGTTAGAATTCATCCATTGTGACCCTGAGGGGTAGACACATAATAGGAGGGGAATATGAAAATTGTAAAAGTATCGTTGTTTGCGCTTCTGGCGATGGTTTTGGCCATTGGCGGAGTATTTGCAGGCGGCGGCCAGCAAGGCGGCACTTCCGGGGGAAAGGTTGCGGTTACCTTTGCGGGGACCGAAGGTGCCACCAGCGGACAGAGCCGGATGATGCAGGAAGTGGCGGACACCCTAAACGCCACGGGCCGTTTCGATGTTAAAGTCTATGTAGCGGGGGCCCTCCCCGGGGACACGGACAACCTAGTAACCCAAGCGCGGCTTGGGGTAAACCTTGTGGTACCTTCGGATCCCGGACGGCTGGCAAGCCAGTTTAACATTCCGGACCTCAATATTCTCATGGCCCCCTATGTGCTTACGGATTATAAACTTCTGGAAAAACTCCCCCAGACCGCTCTGTATAAAGGATGGCAGGCGGAGTTAGAGAAACAGGGACTTGTACTCATTGCCGATATGTTCAATGGCTTCCGGAGCTTCTATACCATTAAACCGGTTAGCAAGGTGGCGGACCTCTCGGGGCTCAGGCTTCGGGGCTTCGGTAATGCCATAGGCCAGGCTCTAGCCAAGTATTTGGGCTATGCCCAGACCACGGTGAACGCCACGGATATTTATGCCGGGGTGCAGTCCAAGACCTTGGATGGCTGCGAGATCCAGGCTTCTACCGCCGACAGTTACCGTCTCTATGAGGTTACTCCCTATCTGGCCCTTACCAAGCACTACATGCTTCAGAGCAGTTTTGTCTGTGGAAAAGCCCTGCTTGACGGCATGCCTGCTGCAGACCGGGAACTCTTTGTCAAAACCGTCTATGACGCTGCGGCGAAGTATTCGGCCATCATAGCCCAGGAAGAACAGGGGTATTATGACGGATTCAAAACCAAGGGCATTACGGTTACCGAAGTTGACCTGGCGGAATTCCAGAAAGCCATCGATCCCCTCTATACCAATAACGATCTTAAATTGACTACAGGCCTTAAAGAAACTCTGTTCAGGGAACTGGGTCTGTAACGAAAGGGGGTAATTTCAAAAACAGTATTTTGAAATTACCCAATACCCTGCTTATCCAGGCAGGGTATGTCATGGGGGTCACATGCGTGCATTATACCGGTCTCTTTGTAAAGCCGAGACAGTCCTCTGCGGGGTGGGGTTTATTGGCTTGGTTTTCCTGGTCTTTCTGTCTGCCATTCTGCGTTTCTTCCGGGTTTCCATGGCTTGGAATATTGATGCGGCCATGCTCCTTTTGGCTTGGACCGCCTTTCTGGGTGCCGATATTGCCTACCGTTCAGGACAACTGCTGGGTATAGATTTGGTGACCCGTAATCTGCCGAAAACAATGCAGAAAATCTGTGAGATTTTTCTGTTTCTCATTATCCTGTTTGCCCTGACTGTCATTGTTTTCTTTGGAATCAGGCTAGCCGCAGCGGAGTGGATCCGGCGTTACCAATCCATGCCCATCCCCTATTCACTGGTAACCCTGAGCATCGTCGTTGCTGCAGCTTCCATGATCCTTTCTACAATTCTCAAGATCAAGCGGTGTATTCTCAGCTTTAATAAAGATGATGCGGAAAAACCGGCCGGCCAAGCCGGTCTAACCTGAGGAGCAAGCCATGTCATTCCTACTGCTCTGTTTTGTTCTTTTCCTTGTTTTGGGTATGCCCATTGCCTTTGTCATCGGTATCGCAGGGTTGGCTTATTTTACTGTGACCCCCGTATTGCCCTTTGAGATTGTAGTCCAGCAGATCGTTTCTCAAAGTCAATCCTTTGCGTTTCTGGCGGTGCCTTTTTTTATTTTCGCAGGTAATCTAATGAATGTGTCGGGCATCACGGACCGCCTCCTGGGGCTGGCCCGGCTTTTGACCCGGCGCATGTACGGCGGCACAGCACAGATAAGCGTAGTGATGAGTACCCTTATGGGGGGGGTGTCCGGCTCCGCCACTGCGGATGCCGCCATGGAAACCCGGATCCTCGCCCCGGAAATGATGCGCCTGGGGTACAACAAGGGGTATATCTGCGCGGTAAACTGCATCACCGCCTTAATCACCGCCACCATACCGCCGAGCCTGGGGCTGATCATCTTCGGCTTTGTGGGTGAAGTTTCTATAGGCCGGCTTTTTGCGGCGGGGATCATTCCCGGCATTCTCATGATGTGCTTCCTCATGGCCACCACCTCAATTACCTCCCGAATTAAAAAGTACGATCCTCCAAAGACGGATGCCCCCAAGCTCTCCACAACGGAACTACTGGCCAACCTTAAGGATTCTGTCTGGGCCCTGCTTTTTCCGGTGATCCTGATCGTCGGCATCCGCTTCGGTCTCTTTACGGCCTCCGAATCCGGTGCTTTCGCAGTGGTCTACGCTATCATCATCGGAAAGTTTGTCTACAAGGAACTTACCTGGGAAAAGTTCAAGGGCGCTCTCTTCACCACCCTTAAGGATAACGGGGCGATCATGCTTATTATTGCCATGTCCGGCCCCTTCAGCTATGCCATAACCTGGGTACAGCTGCCCATCGCCATGAGCAACCTGATCTTCGGTATCACCGATAATCCCCAGCTCCTCACCCTGATCATGCTGGGCTTCCTCTTTATCTCCGGGATGTTCGTGGACAGTAACGTTAACTTCCTGCTCCTGACCCCCATATTCCTCCCCATGGTTACAAAGGTGGGGATGGACCCGGTACACTTTGGGGTGCTTATGGCGACCATGGTTACCCTGGGGGTTATGACACCCCCCATTGGCTCGGCCCTCTATACGGTCTGCGGCATCATAGGCTGTCCGCCCGAGGAATATTCCAAGGAGGCCCTTCCTTTCCTCCTTGCAGTGATGTTGGAACTGGCTATTCTGGTATTCCTTCCCCAGGTAGTTCTCTGGATACCAAATATGATATTTGGGATAGCACGATAATTGAGTACAGAGGTATTTTTATGCAGATGACCATGCGTTGGTTCGGAACCGGATATGATTCAGTTAAACTCGAATATATCCGTCAGGTCCCGGGTGTAACCGGGATAATTACAACACTCTACGGCGCTTTGCCCGGAGAGGTCTGGGAAAAAGAAGCCATCGCTGCTTTGAAGGCGGAGGTGGAAACAGCGGGATTAAGCATCGCAGGTATCGAAA from Treponema primitia ZAS-2 includes:
- a CDS encoding GntR family transcriptional regulator; translated protein: MRSGSVQDSVYANLRKNIVTLNLAPGTGISEKEIALLYKVSRTPVRETFIHLANEGLLQIVPQKETMISRIDFSRVEQEFFLRENLEMAVLEPFISKSKAEHFTALEQLIRMQKNAFTDGDTIAFMEFDDAFHHTFFSAAAQELSWKVLEQMSGHYYRVRLLAIRLKGIAEGVVGQHKKLLGTLKKKDLSGARDLLKLHLHKLGNEEKLLEKEFPDYFITKDSGDAFDVDFGGFSMPGKRSRE
- the dctP gene encoding TRAP transporter substrate-binding protein DctP; this translates as MKIVKVSLFALLAMVLAIGGVFAGGGQQGGTSGGKVAVTFAGTEGATSGQSRMMQEVADTLNATGRFDVKVYVAGALPGDTDNLVTQARLGVNLVVPSDPGRLASQFNIPDLNILMAPYVLTDYKLLEKLPQTALYKGWQAELEKQGLVLIADMFNGFRSFYTIKPVSKVADLSGLRLRGFGNAIGQALAKYLGYAQTTVNATDIYAGVQSKTLDGCEIQASTADSYRLYEVTPYLALTKHYMLQSSFVCGKALLDGMPAADRELFVKTVYDAAAKYSAIIAQEEQGYYDGFKTKGITVTEVDLAEFQKAIDPLYTNNDLKLTTGLKETLFRELGL
- a CDS encoding TRAP transporter small permease; the encoded protein is MRALYRSLCKAETVLCGVGFIGLVFLVFLSAILRFFRVSMAWNIDAAMLLLAWTAFLGADIAYRSGQLLGIDLVTRNLPKTMQKICEIFLFLIILFALTVIVFFGIRLAAAEWIRRYQSMPIPYSLVTLSIVVAAASMILSTILKIKRCILSFNKDDAEKPAGQAGLT
- a CDS encoding TRAP transporter large permease; translated protein: MSFLLLCFVLFLVLGMPIAFVIGIAGLAYFTVTPVLPFEIVVQQIVSQSQSFAFLAVPFFIFAGNLMNVSGITDRLLGLARLLTRRMYGGTAQISVVMSTLMGGVSGSATADAAMETRILAPEMMRLGYNKGYICAVNCITALITATIPPSLGLIIFGFVGEVSIGRLFAAGIIPGILMMCFLMATTSITSRIKKYDPPKTDAPKLSTTELLANLKDSVWALLFPVILIVGIRFGLFTASESGAFAVVYAIIIGKFVYKELTWEKFKGALFTTLKDNGAIMLIIAMSGPFSYAITWVQLPIAMSNLIFGITDNPQLLTLIMLGFLFISGMFVDSNVNFLLLTPIFLPMVTKVGMDPVHFGVLMATMVTLGVMTPPIGSALYTVCGIIGCPPEEYSKEALPFLLAVMLELAILVFLPQVVLWIPNMIFGIAR